Proteins encoded in a region of the Pirellulales bacterium genome:
- a CDS encoding DUF1559 domain-containing protein, with amino-acid sequence MSLQRRNHGFTLVELEAVIVIVGMIVALLLPALAASAAQANRVACENNLRQLGLALANFESGQKKFPTVQFNFSAAAAAPEDCRPADASGGNSTTGYSWIIRILPQLEENNFYSNLSDKSNRFSIQNGPFDPSLVTRTCATQHVSCAPLLTAICPDWAGNAYTRNKMAIDAGRAANPDEPAEQGAPEYAAVDAATPGTGDESFKGRVGATCYKPMVGTHMVKGMPIENGGMALGGGQGLTFQDFGDGTSKTILLAESKECGYASWYDGTLNWLVGNDPNQPAPGADDKPPWTNAAVALNKGFDPKDANSVPYMKKDNSSNKPQNDIWWGPSSDHAGGIVYHVFADIHTLGITEACDPPTYLALITRDGSERIDDTKIK; translated from the coding sequence ATGTCATTGCAACGCCGAAATCATGGGTTCACGCTTGTCGAGCTAGAAGCGGTAATCGTCATCGTCGGCATGATCGTCGCGCTGTTGCTGCCGGCTCTGGCAGCCTCCGCGGCTCAGGCAAATCGTGTCGCGTGTGAAAACAATTTGCGACAGCTTGGGTTGGCCCTGGCGAATTTCGAATCTGGCCAGAAGAAATTCCCGACGGTCCAGTTCAACTTCTCTGCCGCCGCGGCAGCGCCTGAGGATTGCCGCCCGGCGGATGCGAGCGGCGGCAATTCGACGACTGGCTATAGCTGGATTATTCGGATTCTTCCTCAACTCGAAGAGAATAACTTCTATTCTAACCTCTCCGATAAATCCAACCGCTTTTCGATTCAGAACGGCCCGTTCGACCCCAGCCTAGTGACGCGCACCTGCGCCACGCAGCACGTCTCTTGCGCGCCGTTGTTGACCGCGATCTGTCCCGATTGGGCCGGCAATGCGTATACGCGCAACAAAATGGCGATTGACGCGGGGCGCGCTGCTAATCCCGACGAACCGGCAGAGCAAGGAGCGCCCGAGTATGCGGCGGTCGATGCGGCCACGCCGGGCACCGGCGATGAGTCGTTCAAAGGGCGGGTCGGGGCGACCTGCTACAAGCCCATGGTCGGGACTCACATGGTTAAGGGAATGCCGATAGAGAACGGCGGGATGGCCCTCGGCGGCGGGCAAGGACTGACATTTCAGGACTTCGGCGATGGCACTTCCAAGACGATCCTTCTCGCCGAATCGAAGGAATGCGGCTATGCCTCTTGGTACGATGGCACGTTGAATTGGCTGGTCGGCAACGATCCCAACCAACCGGCGCCGGGGGCGGACGACAAACCTCCCTGGACCAACGCCGCCGTGGCGCTCAACAAGGGATTCGACCCGAAGGACGCGAACTCCGTCCCTTATATGAAAAAGGACAATTCGAGCAACAAACCGCAAAACGACATCTGGTGGGGACCATCGAGCGATCATGCCGGCGGAATCGTCTATCACGTGTTCGCGGACATACATACGCTCGGCATCACCGAAGCCTGCGACCCTCCCACGTATCTTGCACTAATCACGCGCGACGGCAGCGAGCGGATCGACGATACGAAGATCAAGTGA